A portion of the Simkania negevensis Z genome contains these proteins:
- a CDS encoding DedA family protein, with product MQNIIEFIADHSNYAPWMAFGMIILAGFNIPLSIDVIMIVSAVLAATTIPEHTYSLYFSILVGAYFSAWIAYGVGRTIGRKLLKLRWFSKILHEERLTKVGAFYDKHGFLTLLLGRFIPFGVRNCIFMTAGMSHSHFGKFAMRDMVACFVWATTCYAAFYNLGLNYHILIERVKIINIIIFLAFSVTVIALVWYKKRKKKQAL from the coding sequence ATGCAAAATATTATTGAATTTATCGCAGATCACAGTAACTACGCTCCCTGGATGGCATTTGGAATGATCATCCTAGCGGGATTTAACATTCCCCTAAGTATTGATGTTATCATGATCGTTAGCGCTGTCTTAGCCGCAACAACGATTCCAGAGCATACATACTCTCTTTACTTCAGCATTCTAGTTGGAGCTTACTTTTCAGCTTGGATTGCTTACGGAGTAGGGAGAACTATTGGCAGAAAGCTTCTGAAACTTCGGTGGTTCTCTAAAATTTTGCACGAAGAACGCCTGACAAAAGTGGGCGCCTTTTATGATAAACATGGATTTTTAACTTTGCTTTTAGGCCGCTTCATCCCTTTTGGGGTTCGCAATTGCATTTTTATGACTGCAGGAATGAGTCACTCCCATTTTGGGAAGTTCGCCATGCGTGATATGGTTGCCTGCTTTGTATGGGCAACTACGTGCTATGCAGCTTTTTACAACCTAGGACTCAACTACCACATCCTGATCGAACGGGTCAAAATTATAAATATTATCATATTTTTAGCTTTCAGTGTGACGGTAATTGCTCTAGTTTGGTATAAAAAACGAAAGAAGAAACAGGCATTGTGA
- a CDS encoding Npt1/Npt2 family nucleotide transporter, translated as MSTQTDVSFSKWRSFLWPIQGREIKKFLPLLLIYALICLNYSVLKVAKDTLVITAPGSGAEAIPFIKVWVILPMALLVTYLFTRLFNRFSQEQVFYIMIGSFISFFALFAFVLYPLRDFLHPHDTADKLQAMLPQGFQGLIAIFRNWSYTLFYVMSELWGTAIMSVLFWGFTNEIISVGEAKRYYGILSVGANIATIFSGYITTFLSLQVIDMSFIFGPDRWGQSLGLVTCVVVAAGLLIMALFRWYNKRVINRDAVLLKMKQDHTETKKTMKMGMRKNFAYLAKSKYLICIAVLVVAFNVGINMVEIIWKDQIKELYPNPNDFIVYMGKVMSAIGWVATFVGLFLSSNLIRRLGWTVSALITPVALLVTGVFFFGFILFKNNPTLVGWTAAIGFTPLALGVLFGTIQNVMSRACKYTLFDSTKEIAFIPLSPESKLKGKAAIDGVGSRVGKSGGSIVHGGLLMLFGSVSLSAPYVGLILLAVVFGWIGAARSLGRQFNLLTTHHEKLEINEEAQPSEKKPLLESV; from the coding sequence ATGTCAACACAGACTGATGTGAGTTTCAGTAAATGGCGCTCATTTTTGTGGCCAATTCAAGGAAGAGAAATTAAAAAATTTCTTCCTCTTCTCCTGATTTACGCTCTCATTTGTCTTAACTATAGCGTCTTAAAAGTCGCAAAAGACACACTTGTCATTACAGCCCCTGGATCAGGCGCAGAAGCAATCCCGTTTATCAAGGTCTGGGTCATTCTCCCCATGGCACTCCTCGTAACTTATCTCTTTACTCGCCTCTTCAATCGATTTAGCCAAGAACAAGTGTTTTACATCATGATCGGGAGCTTCATTTCGTTTTTCGCTCTATTTGCATTTGTCCTCTACCCCTTGCGAGATTTTCTTCATCCTCATGACACAGCTGATAAATTACAAGCCATGCTTCCACAGGGATTCCAAGGGCTCATAGCCATTTTCCGTAACTGGTCCTATACCCTCTTTTATGTGATGTCTGAGCTATGGGGAACCGCTATTATGTCTGTCCTCTTTTGGGGATTCACAAATGAAATTATTTCTGTAGGTGAGGCCAAAAGGTATTATGGAATTCTCAGTGTAGGGGCCAATATTGCAACTATTTTTTCAGGGTACATCACCACCTTTCTCTCTTTGCAAGTGATTGACATGTCATTCATTTTTGGACCTGACCGCTGGGGACAATCATTAGGTCTTGTGACATGTGTTGTTGTTGCAGCAGGTCTCCTTATTATGGCCCTTTTCAGATGGTACAACAAGCGAGTCATTAATCGTGATGCAGTACTATTAAAAATGAAACAAGACCACACAGAAACGAAGAAGACCATGAAAATGGGAATGCGTAAGAATTTTGCTTACCTTGCAAAATCAAAGTATTTAATTTGCATTGCAGTTCTGGTTGTTGCATTCAATGTTGGAATCAACATGGTCGAAATTATCTGGAAAGATCAAATCAAAGAACTGTATCCCAATCCCAACGATTTTATTGTTTATATGGGGAAGGTCATGAGTGCAATTGGTTGGGTTGCAACATTTGTCGGACTATTTCTCAGTAGTAATTTAATCAGGCGCTTAGGATGGACTGTCAGCGCCTTAATCACTCCTGTTGCTCTCCTCGTAACAGGTGTTTTCTTTTTCGGATTCATTCTCTTTAAAAACAACCCTACATTAGTGGGTTGGACAGCCGCCATAGGATTTACACCTCTTGCACTAGGGGTTCTCTTTGGGACAATCCAAAATGTGATGTCTCGAGCATGTAAATACACCTTATTTGACTCTACAAAAGAAATAGCGTTTATCCCCCTTAGCCCTGAGTCCAAGCTAAAAGGAAAAGCTGCAATTGATGGAGTAGGCTCTCGCGTTGGAAAGTCCGGAGGGTCGATTGTTCATGGTGGACTACTGATGCTCTTCGGCTCCGTTTCTCTCAGCGCACCTTACGTCGGCTTGATCTTACTCGCCGTTGTTTTCGGTTGGATTGGTGCAGCTCGTTCACTCGGGAGACAATTTAATCTCCTTACGACGCATCATGAAAAACTCGAGATTAACGAGGAGGCACAGCCCTCCGAAAAAAAGCCCTTACTTGAATCCGTTTAA
- a CDS encoding CDP-alcohol phosphatidyltransferase family protein, producing MLNPPNSLSFLRAPLALLFIIDNTMMRVAIILLAMLTDCIDGYLARRYRYTSRFGAVLDPIMDKFFVYVALSVLVFESQMELWQAGTMLTRDCFLFIFMLYLGISGNWKTFQLRSIRWGKVTTASQFCILIAIVLKFPIPDFLYLFFILFGFLAFIELIQFSRRTVR from the coding sequence ATGCTGAACCCACCAAATAGTCTTTCATTTCTGCGCGCTCCATTAGCGCTTCTTTTCATCATTGATAACACAATGATGCGTGTAGCAATCATTCTACTTGCAATGCTCACGGACTGTATTGATGGCTATTTAGCACGGCGGTACCGCTACACATCGCGCTTTGGTGCTGTTTTAGACCCCATCATGGACAAATTTTTTGTCTACGTCGCCCTGTCTGTCCTGGTTTTTGAAAGCCAGATGGAGCTTTGGCAAGCAGGAACAATGCTTACACGCGACTGTTTCCTGTTTATTTTTATGCTTTACCTGGGAATTTCTGGAAATTGGAAAACCTTCCAACTCCGCTCTATTCGCTGGGGGAAAGTTACAACAGCCTCCCAGTTTTGCATCTTGATCGCGATTGTCTTAAAATTCCCCATTCCAGACTTTCTCTACTTGTTCTTCATCTTATTTGGATTCCTTGCATTCATTGAGCTCATCCAATTTTCACGTCGCACTGTACGATAA